Proteins encoded by one window of Candidatus Cloacimonadota bacterium:
- a CDS encoding site-specific DNA-methyltransferase, which translates to MRHGTQSSAFGTSGRINHDSSRFYNSKLYAENKLTKVDCIANEFPEEYLNKIILGSSENMKEIPDNSIHLMITSPPYNVSKEYDEDLTLKEYLELLRKVFTETYRVLIDGGRACVNVANLGRKPYIPLSDYISKLMIDIGYNMRGEIIWNKAASASPSTAWGSWQSASNPTLRDVHEYILIFSKGEYKRVRNRQEMGKKTNSISKEQFMEWTKSIWTMNAVSARKIGHPAPFPEELPYRLIQLYSFKSDIILDPFMGSGTTAIAVLKSNRLYIGYDNNIQYVKLAERRISNFENQLKFNL; encoded by the coding sequence ATGAGACATGGAACTCAATCAAGTGCGTTTGGAACATCAGGTAGAATAAATCACGATTCATCAAGATTTTATAATTCAAAATTATATGCAGAAAATAAACTAACAAAAGTAGATTGCATTGCTAATGAATTTCCTGAAGAATATCTAAATAAAATAATACTCGGTTCATCTGAAAATATGAAAGAAATACCAGATAATTCAATTCATTTAATGATCACATCACCTCCTTATAATGTTTCGAAAGAATACGACGAAGATTTAACTCTTAAAGAATATTTAGAATTATTACGAAAAGTTTTTACCGAAACTTATCGCGTTTTAATTGATGGTGGTAGAGCTTGTGTAAATGTTGCAAATCTTGGAAGAAAACCTTATATTCCTCTTTCGGATTATATTTCAAAATTAATGATCGATATTGGATATAATATGAGAGGAGAAATTATCTGGAATAAGGCAGCAAGTGCAAGTCCTTCGACAGCTTGGGGAAGCTGGCAATCCGCGTCTAATCCGACATTAAGAGATGTTCACGAATATATATTAATTTTTTCTAAAGGTGAATATAAACGAGTAAGAAACAGGCAAGAGATGGGAAAAAAAACAAATTCCATTTCAAAAGAACAATTTATGGAATGGACAAAGTCTATATGGACAATGAATGCTGTTTCTGCTAGAAAAATCGGACATCCAGCACCTTTTCCAGAAGAATTACCTTATAGACTTATTCAATTATATTCTTTTAAATCAGACATTATTCTCGATCCATTTATGGGAAGCGGAACAACAGCAATTGCAGTGTTAAAATCTAACCGTCTGTATATTGGTTATGATAATAATATTCAATATGTAAAACTAGCTGAAAGAAGAATTTCAAATTTTGAAAATCAACTGAAATTTAATCTTTAA